The following nucleotide sequence is from Silurus meridionalis isolate SWU-2019-XX chromosome 5, ASM1480568v1, whole genome shotgun sequence.
AACATGTACAAGTTAAATGGAGCCAGGTCCTTGCTGATCTTCTGCCACATGGTATAATCAGGTGATGTCCATCTGGCTGCTAATACATCATAGTCCCTCTGTGTGAAGTGCACGAGCTTGGTCAGCGAATCGTAGAGGCCACCGTGGAATCCGATTACCAGCTGGAACTCAGGATTGGAGTCGTGGTACACCTCACCGTAGGCCGTGTACTGCACCTGCTTGATCATCTGTCCGTTGCTGCTAAAAACGGCCAGTGGTGTTCCTGTGTTGTCTGAGGCAATATAGTACTCCTCACCGCTGCTCACCTCCATGGCGAACAGATGGCCTTGCAGGTCATAGTAGAGTGAAGTGATTTCTGAGCTTGAGTGGTTGAAAACATGCGTGACTCGCACCGGGTTGTTCAGGTCAGCGTAGAAAAACTGCAGGTGCTGCCCCAGGCTGTTCTTGGTAGAGACTCGTCGTCCAACTCCATCGTAGCGGTACTGCACACTCCATCCTCCTCCTACACGGCTATACGCTCTCACCAACTGTCCTTTGGAGTTATAGTCAAAGACGTCAGAACCCCTCTGGCTAAGAAAGCCATCTTCATCCAGCTTGTACTGCACGTCGCCAAGGCGCGTGATTCGGTCCCGCAGGTCATAGCGTAGTGGCATGAGACGGGCACTGTTGCCAGGGTTCAGTAGGTGCAGATTACCATTGAGGTCATAGCTGTAGCGCCAGGTGGACCAGTCATTGACCTTGACCCCACTGAGCTGCCCATCACCGTCATACTCATAGCGGTACTGCGTGGTGTTGGCATACGGCCCAATCTTCAGCTCCCTTTTGATCACACGACCCATGTTGTCATACTGCACTGTCATCCAGTACATGAGCGAGCGAAAGATTTCATACTGCACCTCTTTTATGCGACCATGTGCATCGAAGTGCTTGCTGAGCGTCATTACGGCTGTGGTGATGATCTGATTGATGTCATAATAAATGACACCAAACTTGCCGAAATGTTCCACTTTGCCAGAAATCTCGTCATAGCGGTATAGGTCCACAGGTAGTGGCGTCTCACTAATGACCGGCTTCATGCTCGCTATTCGGAAACTGTTGTCGTGATAGGTGTAGTCGAAGCGGGCATTCACCATGCCTTCCTCAGAGAAGCGGTAGATCTGTTTGTCCACTAGGGGACCCATCTTACGATATCTTATAGTGCACGAGAAGCCTCCACTCTGCAGATTGACCATCTTGAGCACACCAGATGTTTCATCATAGCCAAAAGTGACAGCAGTGCTGTCATACAAAATCTCGGAGAGCTTGGCCAGTTTGCCATATTTGTAAAGGACACGGCGTCCTGTACCCAGGAAGTATGTGGCCTGAGGGCGACCATCTTCACTGAAATCATAGATAATGGAGGCATTGCTTTCAGGGGGGTTATAAGTGTTCCGGATATAGCCGATGGACACATGGGTAAACATTGTGTGTCGAGCCACACTAGGCATGGTGACCGCAGTGATACGATCAGATGGATCAAACTCAAAGATGTACTGCCTCTGACTCTGCAGGAGCAGCACCACAGactgtataaagaaaaaaatgagacaTTTATCTTTATTGCAATCAAAGATTTATACACcaatataaaaaattgtaatagtTTACCAGCCATTTAGAATACTACACTAGTCTAGTGTACAATACTACACATAGCACTGTAGCTAGAGTTGATTTGGAATTGAAATGATTTGGCACTGAATGATTTGGTGAGAACTCACCCTGTCTAGGTAGCTGTAGCTCCACACCTTGCCGTCAACAAACGCACGGGAGAGGATGCGTCCTTGTTGGTCAAATTCTGTCCTCTCACTCATACTGCCCCGATGCAGGCCCACCAGCCGTCCAGTGGAAGAGTAGGACACGTTTACTACAGCCAGGCTGCTGCTAGGCTGCCAAATAGCAGGTCGGCCCTGAGCATCATAAGTAATCCTTAGTGTGAACTTCCTGTGGTCATCATAAATCTTCTCTGTCCGTGTGTTCCTGTCAAAATCGATGGAGAGCAGGTTGCGTCCGTGGGCCTGAAAAAAAGATGTCAGTAAAAGGGTAATTTCCTTGAAGAGACTCTGACCCCATTAACTGCGAATGTTTGATGAAAACTAAGCAGCTTTACTCACCCTTAATTTCCTGCCAAACACCGTGACCTTGCCCTTGGTAAGCTCCTTACGCAGTCGCCACTCTATAGAGTTGAGTCCATTGTCGGTGGGCAGAGTGATGTTTCTACGGCCAATGGTAGGGCTCACTGACCCCGCCAGAATGTGAGGTTCCGTGTGGTAACTGATACCCATCCCATTAGCGTAGATCACTCTCAGCGTGCCATTGTTACACAGCTGGTAGCTGTTCCTTACTTGATCTGGAAAGACAAACAGAGGGAAaagacaatatattttttataatttgtgcTAAATATTTCATCTCTGGACTTCCACACAAGCCTTTTTTTAATTGGTGGTAAATATTATATCCTAGATTCTAGCACgagccttttttttcctttcctttttttttaaaatttaatttcagggaaaaaaaaaacaaataaatagcttCAGATTTAAATTATATTGCCTTTGACTATAAATAACTTCTGGTTACTTTTGTGCAAGCATGCTGTATAACACCCAACCACCACATAATTATcacagtataataaaataaatgtgggGTTGGCTATTAGAAATGCTCGTCTTTTCGTTCATTAGACCAACAGActgaatgttttataaatatgcCGTTTTTCGCTTATCTGTATTACTAAGTTATACAGTTAATTAAGAGGCGGAAGTAGGATTTTAATTAGAAATCTGTGTGCACAGATGTTGAACAGGAAACATCTGGAGATTTTAATGATTTTCAACTTCAGGTAGCTGAAAGTTCTCCTCTTTCACTGCCCTCCTGGGCTGACTCCTTAATTAAACTTGGACATTTTCCCTCTCTATGCCCCTAGAATGCAAGGTAAAGCTATTAGTTTAGGCTCTATCTCATCTGGTGTATGGGTCAGGGAAAGGGGCCAACCGCTCTTGGTGTATATTTCTCACCTgttccagtctctctctctctctctctctctctctctctcaacgaATGACATGGATTTACTGTTTCTCCCAAAACATATTCCGGTTTGACATGGCAGAGGCAATGACATGGCAAAGttcataataaaacatttgaacGCACACACCTTGCACTACAGTGTAGGATGCCTCAACTGATGAAAGGTTTGTAATGACAGTGATGTCATCATCTCTGTTTGAGCTCTCGATGTCGATGTTAATGGACTTCTCAATCTCTCTGTGCAGACTTGTTACCATTCCAGTTGGATAGGTCATATTCGTAAGCCTCCCCTCGCTGTCATACCTGCAGGCGCAAGAagtttacaaaaatatacttaatagaaaacaattctgaaataaccCGTGGAACCACAATCAAGTTCTGTGATTTCTATGACTTTCAAACTGCCGCAGCAGACAGTTTCTCATATAAATGCATCATTGCATCATTTGGGTCTGACTGATTTTTAGCATCAGAGGCACAGCAGACACTGTGGGTGTATGACTATTCTGTCACATAAAAGCAGGCATGCTCTCATGTGAACTTGTATGGTAATATCCGAGATCAAAATATTAGAAAGCTTATCGTATGGTGAGGGTCTCAATTGGCAGGCTTGTCCCTAGCCTgtgctctcactttctttctctcaatctCTGTCTGGAATTCCATGGAGACAGTGTTTAGAGCCTATCACAGATCTGTTCCAGACTAACTGATGTCTGTTTTAGTGGAGTGCTGTAGAGGGAACACGTTCTCCCTGTTcagctgcttgtttttttttctctttcttcctttctttctttcaatttttttttttttatttcttttgaaagCAGGTGCAATTACATAGGCAGACAGCAGATGGAAGCAATGTTTCACATAATTCCCATTATGTAGGGATGATCctgaatacaaatatttacacatcCTGATTTCACACAGTCATAGGGGAATAGACACGTCATATAAACCTCCACAACCCATTTTTATTCAGAGGAAATTGAATCTGAACCTTATTAAAATGTGAagttcttttgtgtgtgtgtttttaaacagaatACAATAGACGACGCTCACCCAcacgcacgcatacacacacacacacacacacacacgcgcacacacacacacatactcactcacttactcataaAATGTGGTCCAGCCTGTCTCGTCAGCCTTACTGGCGAGCAGACCTGTGCTGCCACTGTAGCTGAGCTGTACAATCTCCTGGTCAGAGGTGGAGATGGAGCGCAGACTGCCTCCTATATCCAACCCCAGAGTTAACACCTTGTTGTCAGGGAGTAGGTGGAGTCTAACTGTGCTAGCGCCACCCaggcttccaccctccctgcgCACTAGCACGGTGTTGTTACAGTTATCCACAACGGCAGCAAGTTCTCCCTCAGGCGTGTAGCTAAAGTTGTAGAGACTCATGCCACTGACCAGACTGATGGTATGCAAGTGGAGACCCTCCTCACTGAACACATAGAGCTCCTGTTCTCGTGGTGATGCCACCTCATATTGGCCAGCTGCGTTTGGGCCTGGGCGGTTGGCGTGCACAGCTCGAATGCGAATGTTGTTGAGGTCAGCGATGTAGAGTGTGCCATCAGGAGCCACTGCTAGTGAGGTGGGGGCATTGAGGCTGGCATCAGTGGCATATCCTTCATCGCCCGCATAGCAGTTGCAGTTTACATCGTTCTTGCAGTCACACTCAGACGTTGCCCCAGCCAGCAATGAGATCTCCCCGTTGGCACTGACCTGGCGTACCCGATTGATTTTTTTATCATCGCTTTCAGCAATGTACAGTACACCAGAATGGGAGACAGCAATGGCAGTGGCACTCTCCAGTGCTGAGTGGATAGCCAGCCTGCTGAGGGAGTAGTCGATGCCTGGAACCTGACAGTGCATGGGCCGACCAGCCACAATGCTGACCTGATGGTTTTCAGTGATGCGTAGGATAACATTGTTCTCTAAAACATACAAGGAATTGTCCATGGGGTTTACTGCTAGGTCAGTGGGCCACTCCAAACGTACCTGAAACAACAGCAGTCATGGTTCATGTGTCAGTATAAACATTTTTCAGGAATAATTGTTAGTAGCCTATTAAATCAGAATTAATAACATATCTTTCAATCCAGTATCTACAGAGCTGCCTGTGTACTTGCATTTTAAGGCCACACAGATTGAGAATCTGAAACCAGTTCACTACTCCAATGCAAaagcaagacaaaaaaaaaggacttcTATTTCGAGGATTTGTGTGATCCTCTGAGCATGCAAGGATTAGTGTTCTTGGCGCACCTGGCTGACGTCCATGCTGGCGTCACAGCTGAGTGGTCGTACAGCGGTGAGATCATTAGCccccagaagtgtggagatgaTCCCATTCTGGTCCACCTTTCTGATCATGGTCGCATCCACAAAAAACATCATTCCATTTTTGTCAACTGCAATACCTAAGACATTAAGAGAAATTGTCAGTCATGGGTTCTTTTTTCCAAATGTGCCATCAGTTGTTTTAAATATCAGACCCTCCTATCCAATTTCTGCTTCAGCAATGATGTCCATCCATCAAACGCCACCTTCTCTGAAGCACATCGGTTCACATATGGGGGCGGAGGATGAAATAGACCAAAATAGCTTTTTGGAGACATTGAGACAATGAGAAACAAGTAGAGGGAACTGTGTAGGTGTCTGATGGTGGAGGTCAAAGGTGCTTTGCACCACCGTTGTGACTGAACTGAGAAGCAGAAAGACATGAAGACAAACCCGAAAAGAGCAAATGCAGAGCACAGTAGATGCAAGAGTGCACTTCTCACAGTCATCTGGGAGTTAGGAATCAGGCCTGTGTAGTCTGCTACCCTTTCTATTCATGATTCCATGTCATAGATGAAAAATGTGACAGTGTGACATCTCTGACAGTTTGGTgtcaagtttcttttttttttttatacaatccATCACAGGATTTCACAATAAGGTACATATTTAGAACCGGCAACATAAGTTCAACAAACTTGTCAATATTTAAACAGGGAATATCCTTTCCATTCAGTTGCCCAATAAACAGTTTAGATCTTTACGTCTGCCAGATCTTTCTTGTTAATTGCCTTTTAAAACAGGAGATTTTAGTTGTCTAGCATATTGGCTTTTAGGACGAGCTTTACAAAATGTGCTCAAAGCAGACAGCATTATTTCCTGTGCTGTCAACTGTAATGTAACATGCCCAGCAAGAGCTAATATATTGTAAAAAGACAATAACAAGTACATTTTACACtctgtttatattataacacaggcaatttaaaaaaagtttttttttaaatgttgacaATACGAGTTCCACCTGCATTAATTAACTGCAAGAcaactaaaaataattaatacagcAAATCAGCATTTCTGCATGACTGACAGCAgtataaaacataaaagttCCTGTTTCTATGCTTGATAGGTACACAGGTAGGTACACTTCTTGAGCATTTCTGCCAGGTGCCACTCCGACAGTACCATTGTGCTGGCTGTGGGGTCCTAAGACAAGAGCCAATGACCATGCAGTCGGCACAACTACAATGTCAGAGTAGTGCCAGGCAGAAATGCCCAGCAAGAGTCTTTACCTGTGAAAATGCTAAAGCTTGTGAAACTGAGgaaaatggtgtgtatttattttacattttagctATTATgttgaataattattataaaaaataatgtccCAATGTTTTGGTAAATTTGCAGattgttaaatgtatttaaataattaagctGTAGTTAGGTATGAAGTCTGAATACTGAtgtgagatagatagatagatagatagatagatagatagatagatagatagatagatagacagacagacagacagacagacagacagacagacagacagacagacagacagacagacagacagatagatagatagatagatttacagCTTCCAGTAGTATCCACAAACAGGCAATAAGGcatgcaagaaataaaaaaacactaaaaacttTAAAGTGAATTAAAGAAAAGGGTCTGTGCAAAAACTGAGTGTTTGTTGAGTCTGTGCAAGTTAAGTGCCTGTacaaaaacagtgttttatCGAGTCCTCTGCAACTCAGAAGTGTATTGAAGAGTTGCCaccacatgcacatgcacatagcTCAAATCTGTTATATGGTGCATACTGCATTTATATGAAATGTGAGTCTTACCCataatttcatatttcatattccACATTCAGTATTTTTTACTTCATGCCATGAAGGACCgtatttatttgaaaattgtCCAAACTGTACGATCGTGACAAAAATATACACCAAGGTATGTTGAGGGTTAAAATTTTCACTGTCATTTTAACAGTATTCTTTAAATGCCAAAGGAACGAGAACCAATAGTACTAAATCATCACCTCTGCCTGATACGCACACGAATTTAcctagtttttcttttttctttttaccttttGGGCTCATAAGAGTAGCCTCCACAGcttttcctccatctccacACCTCTCATCAAAAGGCAGACACTGCTCTCCTGTTCCTGCTACCACCTCAGAATTGTCAGCCAGAAGCCGACCCCCAGTGAGTGAACGCACTCTGTATATCCTTCGGGAGTTTGTATCTGAGATGAACAGAGCTCCTGTGACTGGGTCTACAGCCAGGAAGTACTTGTGTGTTGGGTTGTTGCTGCAGGAAATTATCATGACGGAGTCAGCTACAGCTTTAATTatgtatatcatatatataaaatttacatgtaatttataatatttataatatataattcataACACCAAAGTTACCTAAAAAAGTCTTACCTGTGTCGAAAATCCTTATTTCTTTGGTggcagaaaaatgtatttataagaaaataagacagaaaaaattattttgatgtgCAACTATAGTAAATTTTACAAAGTATATGCAAGAAATATATGTAATTCTCTTGTGGTACCTGAGTTCTAGCACACGAGTAGTATTGAGAGATGGATACACCCTGCGTACAAAATTCAGGTCACCCACGTACAGGCTGCCATCGATACCCGCTGCCAGTGCGACTGGTGCCAACAGTTTATTCCCATCTGCCAATCCGTTACAGCTCGGACACGAGATACTGCGCCGACGCCCATTGCCCATAACGCTAGTGATGACTGGGGGCTGCTGGCAAACAAAGACGTTCTCTCCACAGCCTTTATGAAGGATCCCTAGAATTGAACAGAAAGCAGAATATCTACGAATTCAATAAAAGCTGTTTACAAGTTGCATTTTATAAGCTTTGTGTTTTCATTGCGGCTGCCACATTCTTAGACTTAGGTTATTGACTAATTCAATACACCGCAGCTCTTTCTCAGGTTTGGTCAGTCAATGCCACTTAATAGTAgcaaaacatcaacaacaaaatTCAAAATAAGTGCAATTATTTATTAGGAACGTGTATTGACCTAAGTACTACGAGAGCAACAGGTTTAGAAGGAAGTGCATACCGCTGCGTAGGTTAAGGATGTTATGTTTGTCCAAAGACCATCCTCCAAGGTTAGAGGGCTCAAGTTCATACCCCTGCAGTACAGCTGTCCTCTTCTCCCATAACACCAGACTAGGACATGTCTCATATTCATAACCAACGGAGACTGCAAAGacaatatataaagagagagagagagagagaaagaggacagGGCATGTCACTCAAAAGACATTAAAACcacatttaattgattaaatgtCAGGCTTCACATTAAAGCTGAATCATTAAAAAAGAAGCCAGCTGAAAGAGAAGGGGTATAAATAAATCCTACAGTTTAAAATCTGAAGGACAACGTAACTACAAAAAGGCCATGTGAGAATAAATCTGTCTGGACAAGGGAGCAGCAACAagcaaaatgcaaaagaatgcaaaaaaattgtaaacaaaaaacaccccATATCTGTGACAAATAGTAGCTGAGCCACCTAATTTTATTCCAGTAATACCTGTATCTCAGTCAGACTGTTAGAATGAAGGCTCTGCATATAACCCATGTCTCCTCACATCCTTATAACCctaatacaaacaaacacaaggaTGTGTCTATCTCTAGCTACTCCAGCTCCTCCTTTGCTTTCATCTCCTTCCTGCTTTTAGAATATTATCACTGTTAGTGCCTAAATAATGCCTCCCTTCCTGATGACACTCCCAGTCTACTTCACTCTGGCTCATGACAGACTAACTGCTTTCACTTGTAATCACATGGTATCTGATTGCTCATACTGTATCTACTGTTCTTGTACTTAACTGATTTGTAAAAGGTTTGGCATTCCCAATATTTTGGTTAAATACTGGCACATCACAATATATTCTTGCTCTGTTGTGAGAGTCTGCAACTGTTTCCTGGCATGGTTTTGTGAGGAAGCATAAGGAGTCAAAAATGTAGTTCTTATCTAATTTGACATTCGTTTAATTTCCgtcaaaatgtatgtaaatgatAGATTTCTAATTTAATCTGACAAACATAAATGTACAGCAACAATTATTATATGCCTGATTCAATTCATAAGTGGAACCGTCAGGATTAAAGTAACAAAACCTCAGTATCGATCCACCCATTACCAATGAAGAAGCCACATGCACATGTTGTAATAATGAGATGCTGGATACAACTGCAGAATTTTACATACATTACTATAAATCCATTAGAGCAAGACAAATTTCTGCAATTGAATTTGCCAAGATTTGCTTTGTAGCTACAATGAGATGAGGAGAAAGGCAGAGTAAACAGAAGTGAGCAGATAAAGGGGGTGGAGTCGCTATCACACTGTTTGCACACAGCAAATCAGTGACAGGGTGCGATGCTTAACAATTTCCTCCCAGCGCTGACAGCAGCAAGGATACCTGTATCCATTTCCCAAAGTCAGAGCTGACTGGGGCTAAGGGCAGAATGCTCTCTTGAATCACACTGCATCATTGATTAATATGGctttgtgtgtttaataaaactcTATGTGAGCACGTATTACACacatattcaaatttatttggTTTACTCACCCACTGCCTCAGAAAGGCCATATACTCGCTGTCCATAAGCATCTGTCTTATCCCATATGAAGGTGTAGGCCAAGTTAGGGGAAGCGTGGAACCACTTTTGGAAGAGGTGACCTTCCACAGCCACCATCAGGTGTACCTTGATCAGGCTGAGGGGCACCACTGCCTGGGTCATCGTAATCTTCAGCAGTGTGCGGTAGCCCGCAGCCCGTGAGCTCAGGTGACACAATTTCAGATTGCTGCCCGGTATTTCAATCAGTTCATGAAGGACCTGAAGAACATTAAGTAAAAGGTCTAAGTTGGAAGGTAACAGAAATTGGTGGGAGAATTTGTCTCCTCCAGGATAATGAAAAAATAGATTATAGTTTAAACTCCAATTTTAATCCGTTTCAGAAGTAGCTCATTTATGCACAAAATACCGtggttaaaatgtaatttatgtacTCTGCAGTCTCTGCAATGTCAGAGGCTGCTACTTGAGAGAACCCTGGTTAACTGACATCTGAATAAGTAACGGGCTTTGACAAAGATGAGCTctggcacaaaaaaaaccccaaaaaacagcttttctttaataaccttggcaaaaaaaaaaatattcatatgaACCAGAACATATTGTTGGACCCTGCACTGACCTGAGTCTCAGGGATAATGGACCTCTCTCCTGGTCTAGAGCTAAAGAACGAAGACAGGGGTGATGCCACCACAACTGGATCAGGCCTCACAAAACCGCTCAGGTCGCAGCCAGGGATTGTGTTCTCCTCCGTTTTCATCATGAGCGTATCCATTGCATAGAAGCTGTTCCATGGCAGCCAGACTGTGCGCTCTTGGCTCAGGAACGGCGCACGCTCGAAATGCAGTGTGATAGAAGCGCCTCCGTTAGCGATG
It contains:
- the tenm2a gene encoding teneurin-2 isoform X4, producing the protein MDLKERRHRSLTRNRCAKELQFTTSTLDVPTQKSYSSSETLKAFEHEARLPYGGCVTDLVHHEADEYTRQGMGNFTLAELGICEPTSHQNTYCPNLGLLHGYALSAGSDADSDPEGPISPERAMQLWSTRNVKSRHSSGQSSHENSALTLTDSENENKSDDESGRPLPPSTASSSLLPPAPSPPSAPLHQGTPTIRECQVPLLESSSAHTMLDHHPEDQISPNSYLLRAQSTAGAPNHHSQSTLRPPLPPPHNAQALSHHQTSANSLNRNTLSSRRNPIHAPPNAPGDAPTTPESVQLQDSWVLNSNVPLETRHFLFKTSSGTTPLFSSSSPGYPLTSGTVYSPPPRLLPRNTFSRSAFKLKKPSKYCSWKCAAVTAISAATLLAILLSYFIALNLLGLTWQLKPVEAPVLSHGLGTAGMPGTNDETTGPSGGRGSSGLRNSSIDTGNLDVGRRVTQEVPPGVFWRSLLHLSQPQFLKFNISLGKDALFGVYIRKGLPPSHAQYDYMECLDGKEKWSVVESPRERRSIQTVVLNEAVFVQYLDPGTWHLAFYNDGKEKEAVSFSTAILDSVQECPRNCHGNGECVSGVCHCFPGFHGMDCSKAACPVLCSGNGQYDKGSCTCYSGWKGSECDIPINQCIDPQCSGHGTCKEGTCVCSLGYKGENCAEVNCLDPSCSNNGICVSGECHCKPGWGGTHCELPRAQCPDQCHGHGAFIPDTGLCSCDPNWMGPDCSIEVCSVDCGTHGVCMGGSCRCEEGWTGEACDQRVCSPLCVKHGTCKDGKCECHQGWNGEHCTIDGCPNLCNGNGQCTMGQNSWHCECKTGWRGTGCNVAMETSCADNKDNEGDGLTDCMDPDCCIQSPCQNSPLCRGSRDPLQVIQQNQLPVQKVRSFYERVNMLVGRDSTHIIQGENPFNASLASLIRGQVLTTDGTPLVGVNVSFVKHPHYGYTLTRQDGTFDLIANGGASITLHFERAPFLSQERTVWLPWNSFYAMDTLMMKTEENTIPGCDLSGFVRPDPVVVASPLSSFFSSRPGERSIIPETQVLHELIEIPGSNLKLCHLSSRAAGYRTLLKITMTQAVVPLSLIKVHLMVAVEGHLFQKWFHASPNLAYTFIWDKTDAYGQRVYGLSEAVVSVGYEYETCPSLVLWEKRTAVLQGYELEPSNLGGWSLDKHNILNLRSGILHKGCGENVFVCQQPPVITSVMGNGRRRSISCPSCNGLADGNKLLAPVALAAGIDGSLYVGDLNFVRRVYPSLNTTRVLELRNKDFRHSNNPTHKYFLAVDPVTGALFISDTNSRRIYRVRSLTGGRLLADNSEVVAGTGEQCLPFDERCGDGGKAVEATLMSPKGIAVDKNGMMFFVDATMIRKVDQNGIISTLLGANDLTAVRPLSCDASMDVSQVRLEWPTDLAVNPMDNSLYVLENNVILRITENHQVSIVAGRPMHCQVPGIDYSLSRLAIHSALESATAIAVSHSGVLYIAESDDKKINRVRQVSANGEISLLAGATSECDCKNDVNCNCYAGDEGYATDASLNAPTSLAVAPDGTLYIADLNNIRIRAVHANRPGPNAAGQYEVASPREQELYVFSEEGLHLHTISLVSGMSLYNFSYTPEGELAAVVDNCNNTVLVRREGGSLGGASTVRLHLLPDNKVLTLGLDIGGSLRSISTSDQEIVQLSYSGSTGLLASKADETGWTTFYEYDSEGRLTNMTYPTGMVTSLHREIEKSINIDIESSNRDDDITVITNLSSVEASYTVVQDQVRNSYQLCNNGTLRVIYANGMGISYHTEPHILAGSVSPTIGRRNITLPTDNGLNSIEWRLRKELTKGKVTVFGRKLRAHGRNLLSIDFDRNTRTEKIYDDHRKFTLRITYDAQGRPAIWQPSSSLAVVNVSYSSTGRLVGLHRGSMSERTEFDQQGRILSRAFVDGKVWSYSYLDRSVVLLLQSQRQYIFEFDPSDRITAVTMPSVARHTMFTHVSIGYIRNTYNPPESNASIIYDFSEDGRPQATYFLGTGRRVLYKYGKLAKLSEILYDSTAVTFGYDETSGVLKMVNLQSGGFSCTIRYRKMGPLVDKQIYRFSEEGMVNARFDYTYHDNSFRIASMKPVISETPLPVDLYRYDEISGKVEHFGKFGVIYYDINQIITTAVMTLSKHFDAHGRIKEVQYEIFRSLMYWMTVQYDNMGRVIKRELKIGPYANTTQYRYEYDGDGQLSGVKVNDWSTWRYSYDLNGNLHLLNPGNSARLMPLRYDLRDRITRLGDVQYKLDEDGFLSQRGSDVFDYNSKGQLVRAYSRVGGGWSVQYRYDGVGRRVSTKNSLGQHLQFFYADLNNPVRVTHVFNHSSSEITSLYYDLQGHLFAMEVSSGEEYYIASDNTGTPLAVFSSNGQMIKQVQYTAYGEVYHDSNPEFQLVIGFHGGLYDSLTKLVHFTQRDYDVLAARWTSPDYTMWQKISKDLAPFNLYMFKNNNPLSDMLDVKNYVTDVKSWLVMFGFQLSNIIAGFPKHTLYFVDPPYELQASQECENGQLMSGVQQEAERHNQAFMALEGQLLNKDRQNKRDKPGHWFGTVPSIIGQGMMLAVKEGRVVTGVSSTASDNSRKVALVLNNAVYLEGTHYVQDGHDCHFFVKIGSADADLLALGLSNGRRVLEGAGINITVSGRSRRGVTVELRSTALSLSVRYGLAQDTLDEERARLLELARQRALAGAWLREQQRTRDGKEGSRLWTEGERQQLLSTGRVQGYDGYYVLPVEQYPELADSSTNIQFLRQNEMGKR